The genomic segment TTCTTCCACATTTCCGATAAAGTAATTGGAACGGACAAGTACATTGTCCTTTTTATCAAAATGGATTGGCGGTTTGCTTCCATACATGGATTTACGCGGATGGATTTCTACCGGATATTCTTCATATTCAACTTCGATCAGGCGCAATGCCCTCTGGGCTGTGATTTCATCTTCTGCCACTACAGCAGCAATATCATCTCCGTAATAACGGACTCTTCCGGTAAGGATATTGCGGTCTGCAACATCCTGATGTGCCAGCTCCACAGACCAGGGATGTCCCGGCGTAGGATAACAATGATTCGGTACGTCTTTAAAAGTAATCACTTTTACTACGCCGTCCAGAGCCTCTGCTTTACTGGTATCGATTGATTTTACGATACCGTTTCCGATCTTTGCGTGATAGATTTTTGCCACCAGACAGTTGGCAGGAACCAGGTCATCAGTAAATTTTGCACGTCCTGTAACTTTGTCATAGGCATCTACTCTTGGAACACTCTTTCCAATCATGTTTTCACCTTCTCTGTATTTATTTTTGGTTATTATATAGAAGGAGCCGGACACACCCCAAGGTATCTGTCTGTTCCCCTCAGGACTTATGTCCGGCTCCGAACCATGCTACTTTCCTTCGCTTTTTTCTGACATCAGGCGAATTTACTTTTTATTTGCATAATTGTTATCTGTTTTCTGATTTGAGTATAGCATATTTGGATATGAAATTGCAATCTTTTATTCAATTTTTACGTATTATTTTCCTATTAACGAAGTTGTCTGATTGGGTTACTGTTCACTGAGAATATCCTTTGTAATGTATTACTAAGAACAAAGTGAACAGTAACCTGATTTACTTAACGTATTTCTGTCAATATTCCATACAGGTCATGGATAACGTGTCTTGGGCATTTCACTGCGCACATACCACAGCTCAGACATATGGATTCCTCGATCACAGCACAGTTGTCTTTTACTTTTATCGCACCGGCTGTACAGGTCTTCTCGCAGATTCTGCAGCCGATACAGCTGACGTCACACTGTTTCTTTGCTTCTGCACCTTTTTTCTTATTGGAACATTTTACCACAATGTAGTTTGCACACTCATGAACATGGATCACTTTCTGTGGGCAGACTTTCGCGCAGGCACCACAGCCAATGCATTTCTCCTCATCCACTTCCGCCACACCATACTCATTGATGGAAATGGCTCCGAATTTACATTTATCTATACAGGCTTTACATCCGATACATCCATCTGCACAGCCGGCCTCACCTTCGGCTGATCTGCACCCCCCATTACATGCAACTACAGCCGCGCGATATGGAAATTTCTTCTTTACTGCCATATTCAGCACTTCCTTTCATATGGTGTTCCGGTCAGAGGAAGACTATACTGTCTTTCACCATTCCATCTGAAATATGCATCTGCAATTGCAGGTGCAGTTGGGATAGAGGTGATCTCACCGATTCCAATGGCACCACAGGCTACATTCAGTCCCGGTTTGTCAACAACGATGGCATCGATTTTCGGAATCTCATGAGAGCGGAACAGGCCAAGAGATCCATACTTGTCAATTGGTTTACAGTTCTCATCAATCGGATAATGCTCTCTCAGTGCAAATCCTATGGACATCACTACGCCGCCCTCAATCTGACCTTCGCAGGACAGTGGATTGACTGCCTTGCCCACATCATGTGCAGCAACCATTTCCTCAATCTTACCTGTTTTTTTATCCAGGATACACATCTGCGTCGCATAGCCGTAGGCTACATGGGAAACAGGATTCGGCACATTTGCGCCAAGAGGATCTGTCTTTGCAAGATATTCCCCATAATAAATTTTACCGATCACATCATCAATGGTCTTACCTGCATTGCGGTCCTCCATAACCTTATCGCAGGCTCTGCGGCAGGCTTCCCCTGTTACCAGAGTCTGTCTGGAGCCGGAAGTTGTACCTGAATCCGGTGCGAACCAGGTATTACTTCTCTCATATACAATATCTTCATGCTTCAGATCTGTATTGGTAACTACCATCTGTGTCAGGACTGTACCAAGTCCCTGGCCGATACAGGAAGCACCGGAATAGATGTGCAGCTTTTTATCTTTCTCAAATACGAGTTTCACGCGGCCTGTATCCGGGATACCGACACCGACACCGGCATTCTTCATGGCGCAGCCGATTCCCACCGGTTTTCCTTCTTCCAGAGCAGCATCATACTTCTTCTTTACAGCTTCCAGTGTCTCCACAAGACCTGTGGAATTATCTACGATCTGACCATTCGGAAGCGTCTCACCGGGACGGATCGCATTGCGGTAACGGATTTCCCATGGAGTGATACCTACTTTGTCTGCCATCATATTCAGCAGGGTTTCTGTTGCAAAACAGGTCTGGGTTACACCAAACCCGCGAAACGCTCCGGCAGGCGGATTGTTGGTATAATAAGCAGTTCCTTCAATCTCGAAATTCTCATAATGATAGGGACCTGCCGCATGAGTACATGCACGTTCCAGCACAGGACCGCCAAGTGAGGCAAATGCACCTGTATCTGATGCTACTTTCGCTTTTACCCCCATGATATTGCCGTTCTCATCGCAGCCCATGGTCATATCCATATAAAACGGATGACGCTTCGGATGAACCAGCAGGGATTCTGCTCTGGTCAGTTTCATCTTCACCGGTTTCTTAGTAGCATAAGTGAGCAGCGCAGCCAGATGCTGTACTGTCATATCTTCCTTTCCGCCGAATCCGCCGCCTACAAGTGCATTCTGTACCTTTACTCTGTCCGTTCCAAGTAACAGGGAACACTCATGTAATGTCTGGTGTGCAGACTGATCTGTGGAATATACGAAAATATCTCCGTCCTCATCATACAAAGCCACTGCGCACTCAGGCTCAAGAAATGCATGTTCTGTCCATGGGGTTTCAAAATGATGACTGATCACATATTTGGAATTACGGATTGCTTCATCTGCATTTCCTCTGCTGATATGTTTATGTGCACAGATATTATTTTCTTCTTCATCAAATACCTTCGGTGCATCCTCTGCCGCTGCTTCCTCAATTGTACGAATATGAGGCAGCACTTCATATTTTACTTTGATCAGTTTCTTAGCTTTCTCAGCTGTTTCTCTGTCTTTTGCAGCAATAACGGCAATGGCATCTCCAAGATAATGTGTCAGACCCCCTACAGGTATCAGTGAATACTGATCATGTTTCAGATGTCCGATCTTATTCTCTCCCGGAATGTCCTCTGCTGTTAATACCGCTTCTACCCCGAAAAGTGCCTTTGCTGCTGCTGTATCGATCTCAAGTACACGTGCACGTGGATATTTACTTCTGAGTGCCACCCCATACAGCATTCCGTCAAAGTAAAAATCATCCGGATATTTGCCGGTTCCCAGTACTTTCTCCTCCACATCCACTCTGGATACTCTGTGTCCTATATTCCAGTCCGGATCCAGATCATCCGGGATCACACCCGTCTTTAAAACTTTCGCAGCCAGCCTTACTGCATCCATAATTTTTACATAGCCCG from the Blautia wexlerae DSM 19850 genome contains:
- a CDS encoding 4Fe-4S binding protein, which codes for MAVKKKFPYRAAVVACNGGCRSAEGEAGCADGCIGCKACIDKCKFGAISINEYGVAEVDEEKCIGCGACAKVCPQKVIHVHECANYIVVKCSNKKKGAEAKKQCDVSCIGCRICEKTCTAGAIKVKDNCAVIEESICLSCGMCAVKCPRHVIHDLYGILTEIR
- the xdh gene encoding selenium-dependent xanthine dehydrogenase, producing MAVFTVNGQKVEPTGNQKLLRFLRDELHLTSVKDGCSEGACGACTVIIDGKTCKACVPDTDLLDGRTVITVEGLTEWEREVYTYAYGKAGAVQCGFCIPGMVMCTKALLDVNKEPTDDEIKYALRNNYCRCTGYVKIMDAVRLAAKVLKTGVIPDDLDPDWNIGHRVSRVDVEEKVLGTGKYPDDFYFDGMLYGVALRSKYPRARVLEIDTAAAKALFGVEAVLTAEDIPGENKIGHLKHDQYSLIPVGGLTHYLGDAIAVIAAKDRETAEKAKKLIKVKYEVLPHIRTIEEAAAEDAPKVFDEEENNICAHKHISRGNADEAIRNSKYVISHHFETPWTEHAFLEPECAVALYDEDGDIFVYSTDQSAHQTLHECSLLLGTDRVKVQNALVGGGFGGKEDMTVQHLAALLTYATKKPVKMKLTRAESLLVHPKRHPFYMDMTMGCDENGNIMGVKAKVASDTGAFASLGGPVLERACTHAAGPYHYENFEIEGTAYYTNNPPAGAFRGFGVTQTCFATETLLNMMADKVGITPWEIRYRNAIRPGETLPNGQIVDNSTGLVETLEAVKKKYDAALEEGKPVGIGCAMKNAGVGVGIPDTGRVKLVFEKDKKLHIYSGASCIGQGLGTVLTQMVVTNTDLKHEDIVYERSNTWFAPDSGTTSGSRQTLVTGEACRRACDKVMEDRNAGKTIDDVIGKIYYGEYLAKTDPLGANVPNPVSHVAYGYATQMCILDKKTGKIEEMVAAHDVGKAVNPLSCEGQIEGGVVMSIGFALREHYPIDENCKPIDKYGSLGLFRSHEIPKIDAIVVDKPGLNVACGAIGIGEITSIPTAPAIADAYFRWNGERQYSLPLTGTPYERKC